From one Flavobacterium sp. N502536 genomic stretch:
- a CDS encoding VOC family protein: MRVKVIGIPVQDQEKALQFYTKKLGFVKKHDVPLGENNRWLTVVAKDEPDGVEILLEPAPNHFEPAKTYQKALFDAGIPYTQFNVDHLQEEYDRLIGLEVEFSMKPTEMGNVKIAILDDTCGNKIQLIEMLF; the protein is encoded by the coding sequence ATGAGAGTAAAAGTAATCGGAATTCCAGTTCAGGATCAGGAAAAGGCCTTACAGTTTTATACTAAAAAATTAGGTTTTGTAAAAAAGCATGATGTGCCTCTGGGCGAAAACAACAGATGGCTCACCGTTGTTGCTAAAGACGAACCAGACGGAGTCGAAATTTTACTGGAACCAGCACCCAATCATTTTGAACCGGCCAAAACCTATCAAAAAGCACTCTTTGACGCCGGGATCCCCTATACTCAATTTAACGTTGATCATCTTCAGGAGGAATACGATCGTCTGATTGGTCTTGAGGTTGAATTTAGTATGAAACCAACGGAAATGGGAAATGTAAAAATTGCTATACTGGATGATACCTGCGGAAATAAAATTCAGCTGATTGAAATGTTATTCTAA